From a region of the Hippopotamus amphibius kiboko isolate mHipAmp2 chromosome 3, mHipAmp2.hap2, whole genome shotgun sequence genome:
- the LOC130850427 gene encoding uncharacterized protein LOC130850427 isoform X2 has protein sequence MPCFPVCAGWDARPGPRSRGRRGSPGRTPTRRGGGEDRARVGCRPAEGAARGLGTRGTPSGTGSRFPSPLVLLSRRAAPSSSGFLMFGRVEEARGRGDHVRLFVSPRGSSQRAPAGTREKHHPLSRAPNLFRFREGSWYRLIHIPCITGRGFWPKVRIYTTEQIGSCEAEEPISEGREDVDSSL, from the exons ATGCCCTGCTTCCCTGTGTGTGCGGGCTGGGATGCGCGGCCAGGCCCTCGCTCGCGCGGCCGCCGCGGGTCCCCCGGGCGGACCCCGACGCGCCGCGGGGGAGGCGAGGACCGCGCCCGCGTGGGGTGCCGGCCGGCGGAAGGGGCCGCCCGCGGGCTGGGGACGCGGGGCACGCCGTCGGGGACCGGGAGCCGCTTTCCGTCTCCACTTGTTCTTCTCTCCCGCCGCGCGGCCCCCAGCAGCTCCGGGTTTTTAATGTTTGGGCGAGTGGAGGAGGCAAGGGGCAGAGGCGACCACGTCCGCCTTTTCGTTTCTCCCCGGGGCTCCAGCCAGAGGGCACCGGCGGGGACCCGAGAA AAACACCACCCTCTCTCGCGGGCACCCAACCTCTTTAGATTTCGGGAAGGGTCATGGTATCGGCTTATACACATTCCCTGCATAACGGGTCGTGGTTTTTGGCCCAAAGTGCGAATCTACACCACTGAGCAGATCGGTTCTTGTGAAGCGGAGGAGCCCATTTCCGAAG GTCGTGAGGATGTGGACAGCTCACTTTGA
- the LOC130850427 gene encoding uncharacterized protein LOC130850427 isoform X1, whose protein sequence is MPCFPVCAGWDARPGPRSRGRRGSPGRTPTRRGGGEDRARVGCRPAEGAARGLGTRGTPSGTGSRFPSPLVLLSRRAAPSSSGFLMFGRVEEARGRGDHVRLFVSPRGSSQRAPAGTREKHHPLSRAPNLFRFREGSWYRLIHIPCITGRGFWPKVRIYTTEQIGSCEAEEPISEEEHTGKIARCLSSIIYSALCTVRFESR, encoded by the exons ATGCCCTGCTTCCCTGTGTGTGCGGGCTGGGATGCGCGGCCAGGCCCTCGCTCGCGCGGCCGCCGCGGGTCCCCCGGGCGGACCCCGACGCGCCGCGGGGGAGGCGAGGACCGCGCCCGCGTGGGGTGCCGGCCGGCGGAAGGGGCCGCCCGCGGGCTGGGGACGCGGGGCACGCCGTCGGGGACCGGGAGCCGCTTTCCGTCTCCACTTGTTCTTCTCTCCCGCCGCGCGGCCCCCAGCAGCTCCGGGTTTTTAATGTTTGGGCGAGTGGAGGAGGCAAGGGGCAGAGGCGACCACGTCCGCCTTTTCGTTTCTCCCCGGGGCTCCAGCCAGAGGGCACCGGCGGGGACCCGAGAA AAACACCACCCTCTCTCGCGGGCACCCAACCTCTTTAGATTTCGGGAAGGGTCATGGTATCGGCTTATACACATTCCCTGCATAACGGGTCGTGGTTTTTGGCCCAAAGTGCGAATCTACACCACTGAGCAGATCGGTTCTTGTGAAGCGGAGGAGCCCATTTCCGAAG AGGAACATACTGGGAAAATAGCACGCTGCCTGTCCTCCATCATCTACTCGGCGTTATGCACTGTAAGATTTGAGAGCCGTTGA